Proteins found in one Asterias amurensis chromosome 13, ASM3211899v1 genomic segment:
- the LOC139945947 gene encoding proteasome assembly chaperone 3-like, producing the protein MFGCFEIDFQVVLQNHCLKMAGDDLPRTKQGAAVIDGVHTDVVCTAFSDRIFVMITQYEKMGTLVHITPDTTPADTRQGNFVTRVLLGNDEPVTHVFAKNIASKICLAPDSKPILLSIALKEHSPALLKSLQDLVMQYRVW; encoded by the exons ATGTTTGGCTGCTTTGAAATTGACTTTCAAGTTGTTTTGCAGAACCATTGTTTGAAGATGGCAGGTGACGATTTGCCAAGAACTAAGCAG GGAGCTGCTGTGATTGATGGAGTCCACACCGATGTAGTTTGTACAGCCTTTTCTGACAGGATATTTGTGATGATAACACAGTATGAAAAAATGGGAACGCTT GTCCACATAACGCCAGACACAACACCAGCTGACACAAGGCAAGGCAACTTCGTCACAAGAGTTCTCCTTGGAAATGATGAG CCTGTCACACATGTCTTCGCCAAGAATATAGCTTCAAAGATCTGTTTAGCACCAGACAGTAAACCGATTCTCTTGTCCATTGCCTTAAAGGAGCACTCCCCAGCCCTCCTCAAATCTCTTCAAGACCTCGTCATGCAGTATAGAGTGTGGTGA